Proteins from one Pelorhabdus rhamnosifermentans genomic window:
- a CDS encoding ATP-binding cassette domain-containing protein encodes MLQLTAISKRFAGTDFILNPVSVCLGKGLNVLVGPNGAGKSTLLRMIAAIMKPDEGSFLCDGCDVFADVRRYKMGLGYLPQNFGCYEHMTGMEFLRYMAGLKGLFHEQGRERPEYVAELLEIGAQCSIKVAAWSNGLRQRLGIAQALLNNPKILVLDEPFCGLDAAEMEKAGELLSQLSQERVVLISTHILTGLAMDQLLLIIQGTLQFAGLPTVFIDEAQGKVWAGETSKSEGMVLQQRYPGSEAVFDGEHCRYRILSSTRPLISGAKSVEPSLEDAYLFWVQRFREADRG; translated from the coding sequence TTTGTTTGGGCAAAGGACTCAATGTTCTTGTCGGCCCGAATGGAGCGGGAAAATCAACGCTATTGCGGATGATAGCGGCTATTATGAAACCCGATGAGGGAAGTTTCCTGTGTGATGGTTGCGATGTATTTGCAGATGTACGGCGCTATAAAATGGGACTGGGTTATTTGCCGCAAAATTTCGGTTGTTATGAGCATATGACTGGGATGGAATTTTTGCGTTATATGGCAGGTTTAAAAGGCTTATTTCATGAGCAAGGACGTGAACGGCCTGAATATGTTGCGGAACTCTTAGAAATCGGCGCTCAGTGCAGCATCAAAGTTGCGGCGTGGTCTAATGGCTTGAGGCAGCGTCTGGGGATTGCTCAGGCTTTATTGAATAATCCGAAAATTTTGGTGCTTGATGAACCCTTTTGCGGGTTAGATGCCGCTGAAATGGAAAAAGCAGGTGAGCTTCTTAGTCAATTGTCACAAGAACGGGTGGTTTTAATTAGCACTCATATTTTGACTGGTTTAGCTATGGATCAATTATTACTGATTATTCAAGGAACCTTGCAATTTGCCGGTCTACCTACCGTCTTTATAGATGAAGCACAGGGAAAGGTTTGGGCAGGTGAAACAAGTAAAAGCGAAGGAATGGTACTTCAACAGCGTTATCCAGGCAGTGAGGCTGTTTTTGACGGTGAACACTGTCGATATCGTATTTTAAGCAGCACCAGACCGCTGATTTCAGGAGCAAAATCTGTGGAACCTTCCTTAGAAGATGCTTACTTGTTTTGGGTGCAGCGCTTTCGTGAGGCAGATAGGGGATAG